One window of the Triticum dicoccoides isolate Atlit2015 ecotype Zavitan chromosome 3B, WEW_v2.0, whole genome shotgun sequence genome contains the following:
- the LOC119278323 gene encoding cell division control protein 48 homolog C-like — protein sequence MAKRPRRSYSLESRVRRLILSDAGLAVPGSSADDVARAIRSRHREYQRYKLELFASVVRRAIPSLPPPGDASCSDSASGASCRRSSHGATSSSTTTHSPPPPAFDVTKSLLRSCYSSQTSKRDPDTDQQLEMELAVEKVLRRPDAQGGHGGQKGVMFADLGGMESVTEQLRMEVVVPLCHPELPLHLGVRPVAGILLHGPPGCGKTTLAQAIANETGVSFYKRSATEFVSGVSGGSEENIRTLFNDAYRTAPSIVFIDEIDAIAAKRDDMQRGMERRVVTQLMTCMDEFHQNIPSDADDMEDDSQSYEKKKPGYVIVIGATNRPDAVDQALRRPGRFDREIYLGVPDENARKQILERLTQKLRLPPEGQFDLLKIAKATAGFVGADLKALVDTAGSVAMKRFFNARKDKFLKEGNNLDYRKHPLDKHEMQGLSITMDDFEEAIKDIVQPSLRREGFSSVPDVTWACVGGLDSLKKELNRSIVRCIKYPEFYKKFGVNMQAGVLLFGPPGCGKTLIAKAVAHDAGANFIHIKGPEGLNKYVGESEAYIRRTFARARLNSPCILFFDEIDALTTKRGMEGAWVVERLLNQLLIELDGADQREGVYVIGATNRIGVIDDALLRPGRLGQKYFVPLPSANERHSILKALICSQRKPVSSTVDLDAFARREECNNLSGADLASLVDEAAKEALDESLELLENGALSISSLCSVALIELSHFEQALSKIKPSVSEQQRKHYEALSQKYSAM from the exons atggCGAAGCGCCCGCGCCGGTCCTACTCCCTGGAGTCCCGCGTACGCCGACTCATCCTATCAGATGCCGGCCTCGCCGTCCCCGGCTCCTCCGCCGACGACGTCGCCCGCGCCATCCGCTCCCGCCACCGCGAGTACCAGCGCTACAAGCTCGAGTTATTCGCCTCCGTCGTTCGCCGGGCCATCCCCTCCCTACCGCCTCCCGGCGATGCCAGCTGCTCCGACAGCGCCTCCGGCGCCTCCTGCCGCCGCAGCAGCCATGGCGCCACATCGTCCTCCACCACCACCCACTCGCCGCCTCCCCCCGCCTTTGACGTCACGAAATCGCTGCTGCGTTCCTGCTACTCCTCCCAAACATCCAAACGAGACCCCGACACTGACCAGCAGCTCGAGATGGAGCTCGCCGTGGAGAAGGTTCTCAGGCGGCCTGATGCTCAAGGAGGCCACGGTGGGCAAAAAGGGGTAATGTTTGCTGACCTGGGGGGCATGGAGTCGGTGACAGAGCAGCTGAGGATGGAGGTGGTGGTCCCGCTGTGCCATCCGGAGCTGCCGCTGCACCTTGGAGTGCGGCCCGTTGCCGGGATTCTGCTGCACGGACCGCCCGGCTGTGGGAAGACCACACTTGCCCAAGCAATTGCCAACGAGACCGGCGTGTCGTTCTACAAACGCTCGGCGACCGAATTCGTGTCTGGTGTCTCCG GAGGTTCCGAGGAGAACATCAGAACCTTGTTTAACGACGCATACAGGACTGCTCCCTCAATTGTATTTATAGACGAGATAGATGCGATCGCAGCTAAGCGGGATGATATGcagcgaggaatggaacggcggGTGGTTACACAGTTGATGACATGCATGGATGAATTCCACCAGAACATCCCATCTGATGCCGATGACATGGAGGATGATTCACAATCATATGAGAAGAAGAAGCCTGGCTATGTTATTGTTATTGGAGCTACGAACAGACCTGATGCTGTCGACCAAGCGCTTCGAAGACCAGGAAGGTTTGATCGGGAAATATATCTTGGCGTTCCAGATGAGAATGCCCGGAAACAGATACTGGAGAGGCTCACTCAGAAACTTCGATTGCCCCCGGAAGGCCAATTTGATTTGTTGAAGATAGCAAAGGCCACGGCAGGATTCGTTGGTGCAGACTTGAAGGCGTTGGTTGATACAGCAGGGAGTGTAGCTATGAAAAGATTTTTTAATGCTAGAAAAGACAAGTTTCTGAAGGAAGGAAACAACCTGGACTACCGGAAGCATCCTTTGGATAAACATGAGATGCAGGGCCTAAGTATAACTATGGATGACTTTGAG GAAGCTATCAAAGATATAGTTCAACCATCATTGAGAAGAGAAGGATTTTCTTCTGTACCTGATGTCACATGGGCTTGTGTCGGAGGTCTTGATTCATTAAAGAAGGAATTGAACCGCTCCATCGTTCGATGTATCAAGTACCCTGAATTTTATAAG AAATTTGGAGTCAACATGCAAGCTGGTGTGTTGCTGTTTGGACCTCCGGGCTGTGGGAAAACACTAATAGCAAAAGCAGTTGCACACGATGCAGGGGCTAATTTTATTCATATTAAG GGTCCTGAAGGATTGAACAAGTATGTTGGGGAGAGTGAAGCATATATAAGGAGGACATTCGCCCGTGCACGACTCAACTCCCCGTGCATTTTATTTTTTGACGAG ATAGATGCTTTGACAACAAAAAGAGGTATGGAGGGAGCATGGGTTGTTGAACGTCTCCTAAACCAG TTACTTATTGAACTTGATGGTGCTGATCAGCGTGAAGGTGTTTATGTTATTGGAGCTACAAATAG AATCGGTGTGATAGATGATGCTCTTCTACGGCCTGGTAGATTGGGGCAGAAGTATTTTGTACCTTTGCCCAGTGCTAATGAGCGGCATTCGATATTAAAAGCCCTAATATGTTCTCAGAGAAAACCTGTATCCAGCACTGTTGATTTGGATGCATTTGCACGTCGTGAGGAGTGCAACAATCTCTCTGGTGCTGACCTAGCATCGCTG GTGGACGAAGCAGCCAAGGAAGCTTTGGATGAGAGTTTGGAACTCCTGGAGAATGGGGCATTATCAATAAGTTCGTTGTGTTCAGTTGCTTTGATTGAATTATCGCACTTTGAGCAAGCTCTGTCTAAAATAAAGCCATCGGTGTCGGAACAG CAAAGGAAGCACTACGAGGCCTTGTCACAGAAATACTCGGCAATGTAA